From Rhodococcus antarcticus, the proteins below share one genomic window:
- a CDS encoding tautomerase family protein, whose protein sequence is MPFIQVKVIENVFTDDQKQEIVRRLTDALVAIEGENMRPVTWCVVEEVRSGSWGIAGNPLTTADVKALAAGVGV, encoded by the coding sequence ATGCCGTTCATCCAGGTCAAGGTCATCGAGAACGTCTTCACCGACGACCAGAAGCAGGAGATCGTCCGCCGCCTCACCGATGCCCTGGTGGCCATCGAGGGCGAGAACATGCGTCCCGTCACGTGGTGCGTGGTCGAGGAGGTCCGCAGCGGCAGCTGGGGGATCGCTGGGAACCCGCTCACCACCGCTGACGTCAAGGCGCTGGCGGCCGGAGTGGGCGTCTGA
- a CDS encoding enoyl-CoA hydratase-related protein, producing MPQLQRDGDVFVLDLNVGGARDTENRFSPEWLAEVDQLLEEVLASTGDAALVTTGTGKFYSNGLDLDWLSGHLDQTATYVATIQSLLATVLTFPMVTVAAMNGHTFAGGGMLALAHDTRVMRVDRGFFCLPEVDIHIPFTPGMAALIQARLSKTTAHEAMTTARRYGGADALAAGIVDETADEADVLGRAVARAGALTGKRGDTLAAIKTTMYGPAVQALRESAGISLGG from the coding sequence ATGCCGCAGCTGCAGCGAGATGGTGACGTGTTCGTGCTCGACCTCAACGTCGGCGGCGCCCGCGACACCGAGAACCGCTTCTCCCCGGAGTGGCTCGCCGAGGTCGACCAGCTGCTCGAGGAGGTGCTGGCCTCCACCGGGGACGCCGCCCTGGTCACCACGGGAACCGGCAAGTTCTACTCCAACGGCCTCGACCTCGACTGGCTCTCCGGCCACCTGGACCAGACCGCGACGTACGTGGCCACCATCCAGTCGCTGCTCGCCACGGTGCTCACCTTCCCGATGGTGACCGTGGCCGCGATGAACGGGCACACCTTCGCCGGGGGCGGGATGCTCGCCCTCGCCCACGACACCCGGGTCATGCGCGTGGACCGTGGCTTCTTCTGCCTGCCCGAGGTGGACATCCACATCCCGTTCACCCCCGGCATGGCCGCCCTGATCCAGGCCCGGCTCAGCAAGACCACCGCGCACGAGGCGATGACCACGGCCCGGCGCTACGGCGGGGCCGACGCGCTGGCGGCAGGGATCGTCGACGAGACCGCGGACGAGGCCGACGTGCTCGGGCGCGCCGTGGCCCGGGCGGGCGCGCTGACCGGCAAGCGCGGGGACACCCTCGCGGCCATCAAGACCACGATGTACGGCCCGGCCGTCCAGGCGCTGCGCGAGAGCGCCGGGATCAGCCTCGGTGGCTGA
- a CDS encoding thioredoxin family protein, whose amino-acid sequence MDVTLLYFEGCPHWELADSHLAALAAERGDLTVTRRLVETAEEAERVGFLGSPSIQVDGVDVFAGPGSLVGLTCRRYVTPDGVAGAPTLDQLRSVLTGA is encoded by the coding sequence ATGGACGTCACCTTGTTGTACTTCGAGGGCTGCCCGCACTGGGAGCTCGCCGACTCACACCTGGCTGCTCTCGCCGCTGAGCGAGGAGACCTCACGGTCACCCGCCGCCTGGTGGAGACGGCGGAGGAGGCCGAGCGGGTCGGGTTCCTCGGTTCACCCAGCATCCAGGTCGACGGTGTCGACGTGTTCGCTGGGCCGGGCTCCCTGGTAGGTCTGACGTGTCGCCGGTACGTGACCCCGGACGGGGTGGCGGGTGCGCCGACCCTGGACCAGCTGCGGTCGGTGTTGACCGGTGCGTGA
- a CDS encoding ArsR/SmtB family transcription factor: MHSDRDDFAMPHEEQVHLAAESLRMLADPTRIKILWALLQGESTVACLAELAGTSPTAVSQHLAKLRLAGLVTGRREGTYVHYSATDDHVQRLLSEALFHARTPDAVAAP; this comes from the coding sequence GTGCACTCCGACCGGGACGACTTCGCGATGCCGCACGAGGAGCAGGTCCACCTCGCTGCGGAGTCGCTGCGCATGCTCGCCGACCCCACCCGCATCAAGATCCTCTGGGCGCTGCTGCAGGGCGAGTCGACCGTGGCGTGCCTGGCCGAGCTGGCCGGGACGTCGCCGACGGCGGTGAGCCAGCACCTGGCCAAGCTGCGCCTCGCCGGGCTGGTCACCGGCCGCCGCGAAGGCACCTACGTGCACTACTCCGCAACTGACGACCACGTGCAACGGCTGCTCAGCGAGGCCCTGTTCCACGCTCGGACCCCGGACGCGGTGGCCGCTCCCTGA
- a CDS encoding nitroreductase family protein, producing the protein MTPTLTTDELLTTTRTVRKRLDLERAVPLELVSRCIEIALQAPSGGNAQGWHWLVVTDAAQREAIGDIYRECFARYEASKGFAGNLHADDPARAATQQKVGTSASWLGQHMGEAPVLVIPCLQTGRPLPEGNQAGLWGSLLPAAWSYALAARDRGLGTAWTTVHLMREAEVAEILGLPEGVHQGALLPTAYFTGETFSPAARQPVSEVLHLDRW; encoded by the coding sequence ATGACGCCGACCCTGACGACCGACGAGCTGCTCACCACCACCCGCACCGTGCGCAAGAGGCTGGACCTCGAGCGGGCGGTCCCGCTGGAGCTCGTGAGCAGGTGCATCGAGATCGCGCTGCAGGCCCCGAGCGGCGGCAACGCCCAGGGCTGGCACTGGCTCGTGGTCACCGACGCCGCCCAGCGCGAGGCGATCGGCGACATCTACCGGGAGTGCTTCGCGCGGTACGAGGCGTCGAAGGGCTTCGCCGGCAACCTGCACGCCGACGACCCCGCGCGGGCCGCGACGCAGCAGAAGGTGGGCACGAGCGCCTCGTGGCTGGGCCAGCACATGGGCGAGGCGCCGGTGCTCGTGATCCCCTGCCTGCAGACCGGGCGTCCGCTCCCGGAGGGCAACCAGGCCGGGCTGTGGGGATCGCTGCTGCCGGCGGCGTGGAGCTACGCGCTGGCCGCGCGCGACCGTGGGCTGGGGACGGCGTGGACGACGGTGCACCTGATGCGGGAGGCCGAGGTCGCCGAGATCCTGGGGCTGCCCGAGGGCGTGCACCAGGGGGCCCTGCTGCCGACGGCGTACTTCACCGGCGAGACCTTCTCGCCTGCTGCGCGCCAGCCGGTCTCGGAGGTGCTGCACCTCGACCGCTGGTGA
- a CDS encoding SGNH/GDSL hydrolase family protein, with translation MRRIASLVTCAALVGVGLVGITTTADAKTTPPNAAAASIKTSPYVALGDSYSSGAGILPQVAGSPGGCLRSTVNYSEVIAKTTHPAAYTDVTCSGARTTDFFTPQKTDKGVVVAPPQLDAVSKDTRLVTMTISGNDGGVFFDTFFGCAFLVRSPETGRPDPTGSPCKDANGDKYTKIIEEKTYPALVKALSAVRAKAPRASIVILGYPQILPPAFSPACFAITGISEGDVPWLLNQGKVANDVVRRAAAATGARYVDTATPSTGHDACSGPTNRWMEPLVAPVNALPVHPNAIGEAALASETLAAIGR, from the coding sequence TTGCGCCGAATCGCTTCGCTCGTGACCTGCGCCGCCCTCGTCGGTGTCGGCCTGGTCGGCATCACGACCACCGCCGACGCGAAGACGACCCCGCCCAACGCGGCGGCCGCCTCGATCAAGACCTCCCCCTACGTCGCCCTGGGCGACAGCTACTCCTCCGGCGCCGGGATCCTTCCGCAGGTCGCCGGTTCCCCTGGCGGGTGCCTCCGCTCCACGGTGAACTACTCCGAGGTCATCGCGAAGACCACGCACCCCGCCGCGTACACGGACGTGACGTGCAGCGGCGCCAGGACCACCGACTTCTTCACCCCGCAGAAGACAGATAAAGGGGTGGTGGTGGCGCCTCCTCAGCTGGACGCGGTCAGCAAGGACACCCGGCTGGTGACCATGACCATCAGCGGCAACGACGGGGGCGTCTTCTTCGACACGTTCTTCGGCTGTGCCTTCCTCGTCCGTTCGCCTGAAACTGGGAGGCCAGACCCCACCGGCAGCCCGTGCAAGGATGCGAACGGCGACAAGTACACCAAGATCATCGAGGAAAAGACCTACCCGGCGCTGGTCAAGGCGCTGTCCGCGGTGCGCGCCAAGGCCCCGCGCGCGAGCATCGTCATCCTCGGATACCCGCAGATCCTGCCCCCCGCCTTCTCGCCGGCCTGCTTCGCCATCACCGGCATCTCCGAAGGTGACGTCCCGTGGCTACTCAACCAGGGGAAGGTCGCCAACGACGTGGTGCGCCGGGCCGCCGCCGCGACCGGTGCCCGCTACGTCGACACCGCCACCCCCTCGACCGGTCACGACGCCTGCTCAGGACCCACCAACCGGTGGATGGAGCCCCTGGTCGCTCCCGTGAACGCCCTCCCGGTGCACCCCAACGCCATCGGCGAAGCCGCCCTGGCCAGCGAGACCTTGGCAGCCATCGGCCGCTGA
- a CDS encoding MFS transporter, giving the protein MTTARVDLRTLLRRPAYRRLWVARTVSQVGDVAQFTTLALLLISVTGSGLGVSGAVLAEIVPVLALAPLAGSLVDRLPRVQVMVGADLARVLLAGVLVVWHDSAPVAYAVAFGLSCGQVFFSPAAQSLLPSVVEDGELVVANSGIWTAAVTAQVLVAPVAALLAVQVGFGIAFALNAASFAVSALVLRGLHEPERTTPVQVVSPFAHAREGLAALAALPLLKALAVGQLLAALSAGATSALLVVLAQDRLGGASGFGVLVAAIGVGAAIGPLLLLRRITNPRRPLFVFGPYALRGAVDLILAVATNLPLAATALVLYGLSTSTGTVTFASLIQSRVPENLRGRAFAGFDMLWQTGRLLSLLGGGLLADTLGIRAVYLLGGLLLLTAAAVGATGARPASPSGTR; this is encoded by the coding sequence ATGACCACGGCCCGGGTTGATCTGCGCACGTTGCTGCGGCGTCCTGCCTACCGGCGGTTGTGGGTGGCCCGGACGGTGTCGCAGGTCGGTGACGTCGCCCAGTTCACGACCCTGGCGTTGCTGCTGATCTCGGTGACCGGCTCGGGGCTGGGTGTGTCGGGGGCGGTGCTCGCCGAGATCGTCCCGGTGCTGGCGCTGGCACCCCTGGCGGGCAGCCTGGTCGACCGCCTGCCCCGGGTGCAGGTCATGGTCGGTGCTGACCTGGCCCGGGTGCTGCTCGCCGGGGTCCTGGTGGTGTGGCACGACAGCGCCCCGGTCGCCTACGCGGTGGCGTTCGGGCTGTCGTGCGGGCAGGTGTTCTTCTCCCCCGCCGCGCAGTCCCTGCTGCCCTCGGTCGTCGAGGACGGTGAGCTCGTCGTCGCCAACAGCGGCATCTGGACCGCCGCGGTCACCGCCCAGGTCCTCGTCGCCCCCGTCGCGGCCCTGCTCGCCGTCCAGGTCGGGTTCGGGATCGCCTTCGCCCTCAACGCCGCCAGCTTCGCGGTCTCCGCCCTGGTCCTGCGGGGACTGCACGAACCCGAACGCACCACCCCGGTGCAGGTGGTGAGCCCCTTCGCCCACGCCCGCGAGGGCCTCGCCGCCCTGGCCGCGCTACCGCTGCTGAAGGCACTGGCGGTCGGGCAGCTCCTCGCGGCGCTGTCCGCCGGCGCCACCAGCGCCCTGCTCGTCGTCCTCGCCCAGGACCGCCTCGGCGGTGCCAGCGGCTTCGGGGTGCTCGTCGCCGCGATCGGGGTCGGCGCCGCCATCGGACCCCTGCTGCTGCTGCGGCGCATCACCAACCCCCGCCGACCCCTGTTCGTGTTCGGGCCCTACGCCCTCCGCGGAGCCGTCGACCTGATCCTGGCCGTCGCCACCAACCTCCCCCTGGCCGCCACGGCACTGGTGTTGTACGGGCTGTCCACCTCCACCGGCACCGTCACCTTCGCCAGCCTCATCCAGTCCCGCGTCCCGGAGAACCTCCGCGGCCGGGCCTTCGCCGGGTTCGACATGCTCTGGCAGACCGGCCGCCTGCTCAGCCTCCTCGGCGGCGGACTCCTCGCCGACACCCTCGGCATCCGAGCCGTCTACCTCCTCGGCGGCCTCCTGCTCCTCACCGCAGCCGCCGTCGGAGCTACCGGTGCCCGACCGGCATCACCCAGCGGAACGCGCTGA
- a CDS encoding LuxR family transcriptional regulator — translation MASLVSARSALDAGSWLLAIAEYRAVAEETGDPLAHEGLAQAAWWLDDAVTCVGAREQAYRRHRALGDPLGAARAATALAWDCLLFGHGEAVALGWWGRAGSLLEELGESAEHGWHAMREAELALEVGHDPDRALGAARRAAAVGKRLGLGDLEVVGVALQGLAMTSAGDVEEGMVRLDASVAAAISGDVPDPMWMGKVCCWVIAACNHSKDVTRAADWCRRVEALCTERDLAPLFTVCRIQHATVQVARGSWREAEQELVGVLDQLSASRRASRFDAVVQLGELRRRQGRVDEAEALFAQAEFHPSAIVGRARMLVSAGDPANAWASIAGLLARMPPDGRLARTDVLLPAVLVALAAGCEGAARVLAAELRATAELTGTHWLMATASVAEASLQPPSAAVPLLTEAVRRFNAADLRFDEAHTRLSLAEALLATGEVTVARRHLALATEVLTELCAGEDLARARRLAPAAGVPSGGPLSARERQVLRLVSQGMSNQEIAVSLVLSEHTVHRHVANILTKLGQTSRTGAASHAIHAGLL, via the coding sequence GTGGCATCCCTGGTGTCCGCCCGGTCGGCCCTCGACGCGGGTTCCTGGCTGCTCGCCATAGCCGAGTACCGGGCTGTCGCCGAGGAGACCGGGGACCCGTTGGCCCACGAGGGACTGGCCCAGGCCGCCTGGTGGCTCGACGACGCTGTCACCTGCGTCGGCGCTCGGGAGCAGGCCTACCGGCGCCACCGGGCGCTCGGGGACCCGCTCGGTGCTGCGCGAGCCGCCACCGCCCTCGCCTGGGACTGCCTGTTGTTCGGTCATGGCGAGGCGGTGGCGCTGGGCTGGTGGGGGCGGGCCGGATCACTGCTCGAGGAGCTGGGCGAGTCCGCCGAGCACGGCTGGCACGCCATGCGGGAGGCGGAGCTCGCCCTCGAGGTCGGGCACGACCCGGACCGGGCGCTCGGGGCTGCCCGCCGTGCGGCGGCCGTCGGGAAACGGCTCGGCCTGGGCGACCTCGAGGTCGTCGGCGTTGCCCTGCAGGGTCTCGCCATGACGAGCGCGGGGGACGTGGAGGAGGGCATGGTGCGGCTGGACGCCTCCGTGGCCGCCGCCATCTCGGGCGACGTGCCGGACCCGATGTGGATGGGGAAGGTCTGCTGCTGGGTCATCGCGGCCTGCAACCACAGCAAGGACGTGACGCGGGCGGCGGACTGGTGCCGACGGGTGGAGGCCCTCTGCACCGAGCGCGACCTCGCACCCCTGTTCACCGTGTGCCGCATCCAGCACGCGACGGTGCAGGTGGCGCGGGGGTCGTGGCGCGAGGCCGAGCAGGAGCTGGTCGGGGTCCTCGACCAGCTCTCGGCGTCGCGCCGCGCCTCCCGGTTCGACGCCGTCGTGCAACTCGGTGAGCTCCGGCGCCGACAGGGCCGCGTCGACGAGGCGGAGGCGCTGTTCGCGCAGGCCGAGTTCCACCCGTCCGCGATCGTGGGACGCGCCCGGATGCTGGTGTCCGCCGGCGATCCGGCGAACGCCTGGGCGTCGATCGCGGGTCTGCTGGCGCGGATGCCGCCGGACGGTCGACTGGCCCGTACCGACGTGCTGCTGCCCGCCGTGCTCGTCGCGCTGGCCGCCGGGTGCGAGGGTGCCGCCCGGGTCCTGGCGGCGGAGCTGCGAGCGACCGCGGAGCTGACCGGCACGCACTGGCTCATGGCCACGGCCTCGGTCGCAGAGGCCTCCCTGCAGCCGCCGTCGGCCGCGGTGCCCCTGCTGACCGAGGCGGTGCGCAGGTTCAACGCCGCCGACCTGCGCTTCGACGAGGCCCACACCCGCCTCAGCCTCGCCGAGGCGCTGCTGGCCACGGGCGAGGTGACCGTGGCCCGCCGCCACCTCGCGCTCGCGACGGAGGTGTTGACCGAGCTGTGCGCCGGGGAGGACCTGGCGCGGGCCCGACGGCTCGCCCCCGCCGCCGGCGTGCCGTCGGGTGGCCCGCTCTCGGCGCGGGAGCGGCAGGTGCTGCGGTTGGTGTCGCAGGGGATGAGCAACCAGGAGATCGCGGTGTCGCTCGTGCTCAGCGAGCACACGGTGCACCGGCACGTCGCCAACATCCTGACCAAGCTCGGTCAGACCTCCCGCACCGGTGCCGCCTCGCACGCCATCCACGCCGGCCTGCTGTGA
- a CDS encoding heavy metal translocating P-type ATPase, producing the protein MLPPSGSAGMVLVSEVRWAATSLIAFLLAGATLLRDGPGWLSGVLFALCYLAGGWEPTLEGLRALRERRLDVDLLMTVAALGAAAIGQVLDGGLLIVIFATSGALEAVLTARTEASVRRLLDITPARARRVLPTGDTMDVPAAEITAEDTVLVLPGERIPADGTIDEGESEVDESSLTGEPLPRRRTVDDRVLAGTLNGTGALRVRVATAAAESVLARVSDQVEEAVQTKAHRQLRIETVEQRYSTSVVVATLALIGLPLALGAGIEPTLLRAMTFMIVASPCAIVLATMPPLLAAVATAGRHGVLVKDARVVEALAGVDTVVTDKTGTLTEGSPRVEQVVALGLSTGKEVLALAAAVELGSEHPLAEAITTTARGQGLRVRAATAVRALPGRGVTGTVDGTTVAVLDPATLDAEPDEVAPQRAQGRTAVVVTVDDEAVGVLGISDAVRVDAATAVHRLAALTGRTPVLLTGDSAAAAAPVAAAVGITDVRAGLLPQDKTAAVAALQAGGRRVLALGDGVNDAPALATAEVGVAMGARGSALSIAAADVVVLRPELGGVPAVVELARRAQAVVTQNLVLAGTVIVALVTWDLLGTLPLPLGVAGHEASTVVVCLNGLRLLRRGAWPTTARSPGGDDRQHTTAARPTVQRR; encoded by the coding sequence ATGCTTCCTCCCTCCGGGTCGGCCGGAATGGTGCTCGTGTCCGAGGTCCGCTGGGCCGCCACCTCGTTGATCGCCTTCCTGTTGGCCGGGGCCACCCTGCTGAGGGACGGCCCGGGCTGGCTCTCCGGTGTCCTGTTCGCCCTGTGCTACCTCGCCGGCGGGTGGGAGCCCACGCTGGAGGGACTGCGGGCGCTGCGCGAGCGGCGCCTGGATGTCGACCTGCTGATGACCGTGGCCGCTCTCGGGGCGGCGGCCATCGGGCAGGTCCTCGACGGCGGGCTGCTCATCGTCATCTTCGCCACCTCCGGTGCGCTGGAGGCGGTGCTCACCGCGCGCACCGAGGCCAGCGTCCGGCGCCTGCTCGACATCACCCCCGCGCGGGCCCGCCGGGTGCTCCCCACCGGGGACACCATGGACGTGCCGGCCGCCGAGATCACCGCCGAGGACACGGTGCTGGTGCTGCCCGGCGAGCGGATTCCCGCCGACGGGACGATCGACGAGGGGGAGAGCGAGGTCGACGAGTCCAGCCTCACCGGCGAGCCGCTGCCCCGGCGCCGCACCGTCGACGACCGGGTGCTCGCCGGCACCCTCAACGGCACCGGGGCACTGCGGGTGCGGGTGGCCACGGCCGCTGCGGAGTCGGTGCTGGCCCGGGTCTCGGACCAGGTGGAGGAGGCGGTGCAGACCAAGGCCCACCGGCAGCTGCGGATCGAGACCGTGGAGCAGCGCTACTCCACCAGCGTGGTCGTGGCCACCCTCGCCCTGATCGGGCTGCCCCTGGCCCTGGGTGCGGGGATCGAGCCCACCCTGCTGCGGGCCATGACGTTCATGATCGTGGCCTCGCCCTGCGCGATCGTGCTGGCCACCATGCCGCCGCTGCTGGCGGCGGTGGCCACCGCCGGACGCCACGGGGTGCTGGTCAAGGACGCCCGCGTCGTCGAAGCCCTCGCCGGGGTGGACACCGTGGTCACCGACAAGACCGGCACCCTCACCGAGGGCTCCCCACGGGTGGAGCAGGTCGTGGCGCTGGGCCTCAGCACCGGCAAGGAGGTGCTGGCGCTGGCCGCGGCGGTCGAGCTCGGCAGCGAGCACCCCCTGGCCGAGGCCATCACCACCACCGCGCGAGGCCAGGGCCTGCGGGTGCGGGCGGCCACCGCCGTGCGCGCGCTGCCGGGTCGTGGAGTCACTGGCACCGTGGACGGCACGACGGTCGCCGTGCTCGACCCGGCAACCCTGGACGCCGAGCCCGACGAGGTCGCCCCCCAACGCGCGCAGGGACGCACCGCGGTGGTGGTCACGGTGGACGACGAGGCCGTGGGCGTGCTGGGGATCTCCGACGCCGTCCGAGTCGACGCGGCCACCGCGGTCCACCGCCTCGCTGCGCTCACCGGCCGCACGCCGGTGCTGCTGACCGGGGACAGCGCCGCCGCGGCCGCCCCGGTAGCCGCCGCCGTGGGCATCACCGACGTCCGCGCCGGGCTGCTGCCACAGGACAAGACGGCGGCGGTGGCGGCGCTGCAGGCGGGCGGACGCCGGGTGCTGGCCCTGGGCGACGGGGTCAACGACGCCCCCGCCCTGGCCACCGCCGAGGTGGGCGTGGCCATGGGCGCCCGCGGCAGCGCACTCAGCATCGCCGCAGCCGACGTGGTGGTGCTGCGCCCGGAGCTGGGCGGGGTGCCGGCCGTCGTCGAGCTCGCCCGACGGGCACAGGCGGTGGTCACCCAGAACCTCGTGCTCGCCGGAACCGTGATCGTCGCCCTGGTGACCTGGGACCTGCTCGGCACCCTGCCCCTGCCGCTCGGCGTCGCGGGGCACGAGGCCTCGACGGTCGTGGTGTGCCTGAACGGGCTGCGACTGCTGCGCCGGGGCGCGTGGCCCACCACGGCGAGGTCCCCCGGGGGTGACGACCGCCAGCACACCACGGCGGCGAGGCCCACGGTGCAGCGGCGCTGA
- a CDS encoding dihydrolipoyl dehydrogenase family protein — MSESYDLMVIGAGMAGVAAATKCATAGWRVAIVDALPYGGTCALRGCDPKKILRRGAEIIDGARLMRGKGIDEGGLRISWGELMAHKHGFTDPVPRSMEDTLTAVGVDTLHGHAQFAGPTSLEVDGTGYGAARVLVATGARPRPLGFPGHEHVIDSTDFLDLDTVPARILFVGGGFVSFELAHLAARTGTTTVIVDRGPRPLTSFDPDLVELLVDRGRQVGVDVRRSTTITAVEPVDRGYRVTLERDGQSETVETDLVVHGAGRVAALDDLRLDAAGVEWGERGVRVSGHLQATTNPGVWAAGDSADTAGMPLTPVAVSEAKVAASNMLKATTTTPDYTGIPTAVFTIPELVRVGMSEAEATADAAIDLVVRCSDTSTWYSSYRIGETTSAAKILIDRTTDLVVGAHLLGPGSGELVNTLGLAIKVGITTRQLKSATAAYPTHGSDLGAML, encoded by the coding sequence GTGAGCGAGTCCTACGACCTCATGGTCATCGGCGCGGGGATGGCCGGTGTCGCTGCTGCCACCAAGTGCGCCACCGCGGGGTGGCGGGTCGCCATCGTCGACGCCCTGCCCTACGGCGGCACGTGCGCGTTGCGGGGGTGTGACCCGAAGAAGATCCTGCGACGCGGGGCGGAGATCATCGACGGTGCCCGCCTGATGCGCGGCAAGGGCATCGACGAGGGCGGGCTGAGGATCAGCTGGGGCGAGCTGATGGCCCACAAGCACGGCTTCACCGATCCCGTCCCCCGATCCATGGAGGACACCCTCACCGCCGTCGGGGTGGACACCCTGCACGGGCACGCCCAGTTCGCCGGCCCCACAAGCCTCGAGGTCGACGGCACCGGCTACGGCGCGGCGCGGGTCCTCGTCGCGACAGGGGCACGACCACGCCCCCTGGGGTTCCCCGGCCACGAGCACGTCATCGACAGCACCGACTTCCTCGACCTGGACACGGTGCCGGCGCGGATCCTGTTCGTCGGAGGTGGCTTCGTGTCCTTCGAGCTCGCCCACCTCGCCGCCCGCACCGGCACCACCACCGTCATCGTCGACCGCGGGCCACGCCCCCTGACCAGCTTCGACCCCGACCTCGTCGAGCTCCTGGTCGACCGGGGCCGCCAGGTCGGGGTCGACGTGCGACGCAGCACCACCATCACCGCGGTAGAGCCCGTGGACCGGGGCTACCGGGTGACCCTCGAGCGTGACGGGCAGTCCGAGACGGTCGAGACCGACCTCGTCGTCCACGGCGCGGGCCGGGTCGCCGCCCTCGACGACCTGCGCCTGGACGCCGCGGGCGTCGAGTGGGGTGAGCGGGGGGTGCGCGTCAGCGGGCACCTGCAGGCCACCACCAACCCAGGGGTGTGGGCTGCCGGCGACTCCGCGGACACCGCCGGGATGCCCCTGACCCCGGTCGCGGTGTCCGAGGCGAAGGTCGCCGCCTCCAACATGCTCAAGGCAACCACCACCACCCCCGACTACACCGGGATCCCCACCGCGGTGTTCACCATCCCCGAGCTCGTCCGCGTCGGCATGTCCGAGGCCGAGGCCACCGCCGACGCGGCCATCGACCTGGTCGTGCGCTGTTCCGACACCAGCACCTGGTACTCCAGCTACCGGATCGGCGAGACCACCTCGGCGGCGAAGATCCTCATCGACCGCACCACCGACCTCGTCGTCGGCGCCCACCTGCTCGGACCCGGGTCCGGCGAGCTCGTCAACACCCTCGGCCTGGCCATCAAGGTCGGGATCACCACCCGCCAGCTCAAGTCCGCCACCGCTGCCTACCCCACCCACGGATCCGACCTCGGCGCGATGCTGTAG
- a CDS encoding heavy metal-responsive transcriptional regulator: MRIGDVATATCLETQAIRFYERKGLLPPPGRSPNGYRVYDAATITRLEFIRSGQGAGLTLAEIATVLAVRDEGDTPCAHVRALLTAKLADVHTRQRQLRALETELDTLIRRSDTLDPADCTDAQICHIITPEQDAKIP; encoded by the coding sequence ATGCGCATCGGGGACGTCGCCACCGCCACCTGTCTGGAGACCCAGGCCATCCGCTTCTACGAGCGCAAGGGGCTGCTACCCCCTCCGGGACGCAGCCCCAACGGCTACCGGGTCTACGACGCCGCGACGATCACCCGGCTGGAGTTCATCCGCAGCGGCCAAGGGGCCGGACTGACCCTCGCCGAGATCGCCACCGTCCTCGCCGTCCGTGACGAGGGTGACACCCCCTGCGCCCACGTCCGGGCCCTGCTCACCGCGAAGCTGGCCGACGTCCACACCCGGCAACGCCAGCTCCGCGCCCTCGAGACCGAGCTAGACACCCTGATCCGCCGGAGCGACACCCTAGACCCGGCCGACTGCACCGACGCCCAGATCTGTCACATCATCACCCCCGAGCAGGACGCGAAGATCCCCTGA